Genomic segment of Sphingomonas sp. KRR8:
CGCGACGGGGATCGACAGCTTCGGCGCTCCGGGCGGCGACAAGGACGGCTACGCCAACCTTGCGCTGCGCACCCGGGTCGAGTGGCGGCCCAGCGACCAGTTGACCTTTGCGGCGACCAGCTTCGGCGTGAGCGGCCGATCCGCCTATGACGGGTACAAGGATTTCGTCCACGCCGATACCGCTGACGTAACCCGCAACCGGCTTGGTGCGATCGGGGTAAATGCCGATTGGCGCGAGGGCGGATGGCAAGTCACGGCCTCGGCATCGATCCTGGCCTCACGCAATCGCAACCTGCTGGCGGGAGATTTCGTCAACCAGACGGCGGGCGAGCGCCGCTCGGTGGGTTTCCAACTCGCCCGCGAGCTGACCACCGGGGCAGTCCATCACCGCTTCATTCTCGCCGGAGATGCCGACAAAGAGCGCTTCACCGCAAGCGACGCCGTCTATTCGGGCGCCACCGGTCAGCGCCGCTCGCGTGCACACGAGGCGCTGACGGCCGAATGGCGTGCCGAGGCAGGACCGCTGACCACGGATATGGCCGTGCGCCGTGACGCGTTCAATCGCTTCAAGGATGCCACCACGTTCCGCGGCTCGGCCTTGCTGTCGCTTGGCCGTGGATGGGCCCTGACCGGATCATATGGCGAAGGCATCGCGCAGCCGACCTTCTTTGACCTGTACGGCTTCTTTCCCGACAGCTTCGTCGGCAACCCAAACCTGAAACCAGAGCGTTCAGCAGGTTGGGAGGCCGGCATCCGCTACGCCTCCGGTCCGGTCAGCGTCAGGGCGACCATCTACCGCCAGAGGCTGCACGACGAGATCGTCGACGTCTTTCTGCCCACCTTCCAGTCGACCACCGCCAATGCAACCGGCACCAGCAAGCGTGCGGGTCTCGAGCTGGAGGGCGAGTGGCAGCTGTCCCCTACCCTGCGATTGGCCGCCAACTACGCTTACCTGAAGGCGAGCGAGCGGCGTGACGCACTCGATCGACCGGTTCAGGAGCTGCGGCGGCCAAAGCACAGCGGCAGCCTGGTTCTCGACGGCCAGAAGCAGCGCTGGACTTATGGAGCGAGCCTGGCTCTGGTCGGTGATCGGCGGGACACCGATTTCGACGTGTTCCCTGCCCGGACACTGACGCTCAAGGGCTATTGGCTGGCTGGAGCCCGAATTGGTTACCAGCTGAACAAGCGGGTCCAATTGTTCGGGCGGGTCGCCAATGCGTTCGACCGGACCTACCAGGACGTGGTCGGCTATCGCACGGAAGGAGCAAGCGTCGATGCCGGCCTTCGCATTGGCCTTCGCTAGCGCGGCTCGGATCGCCTCGCTCAACCTGTGCACGGACGAATATGTCCTTGCGCTGGCCGACCCGGGGCAGAT
This window contains:
- a CDS encoding TonB-dependent receptor, with the protein product MPLFLADTPAAVQPPTVVVTAERAPEQRERTAASVSIVDSKRLDRLGEPLLSNVLRLLPSVAVATSGPAGSITEVRIRGAEANQTLLFIDGIRANDPAAGNVPRFELVGADLADRIELVRGPQSALWGSEAIGGVIALSSDAGASPQLSVEGGSFGFARAGGRTNVTQGNVSASVAGGVQRATGIDSFGAPGGDKDGYANLALRTRVEWRPSDQLTFAATSFGVSGRSAYDGYKDFVHADTADVTRNRLGAIGVNADWREGGWQVTASASILASRNRNLLAGDFVNQTAGERRSVGFQLARELTTGAVHHRFILAGDADKERFTASDAVYSGATGQRRSRAHEALTAEWRAEAGPLTTDMAVRRDAFNRFKDATTFRGSALLSLGRGWALTGSYGEGIAQPTFFDLYGFFPDSFVGNPNLKPERSAGWEAGIRYASGPVSVRATIYRQRLHDEIVDVFLPTFQSTTANATGTSKRAGLELEGEWQLSPTLRLAANYAYLKASERRDALDRPVQELRRPKHSGSLVLDGQKQRWTYGASLALVGDRRDTDFDVFPARTLTLKGYWLAGARIGYQLNKRVQLFGRVANAFDRTYQDVVGYRTEGASVDAGLRIGLR